The segment CCGACATTTCATGTCCAATCACCTGCGGCATGGTGACGCGATGATCCATGTGCCCATGGTATATATGAAGGTCAGTACCGCAGATGCCAGCATAACCGACCCGAATCTCAACCTCCTGTGGTCCCGGCTCCCGGCGTGCAATGGTGCCTACAGTGATGCTCTTGTTCCCTTTATAAAATGCTGCTTGAATATCCATCTTCATTGACTCCTCTCATGAATATTAAATTTCGAACTTAGAATGTCTCCTGATAAGGCTTTAGCAATTCCCAGTCAAATTCGACGCCCGTACCAGGCTTATCCGGCGCGATCGCCCGCCCGTCACGAATGACCAGCGGCCGCTTCGTATATTGATCAATCGGAAAGCTGTGAACCTCCAGATACGAGGCATTTGGCATCGCAGCCATCAGACTGACATGAAGCTCCTGCATGCCATGGGTACACACTGGCAGGTTATAGGCATAGGCGAGGTTAGCCACCTTCAGCCACCCGGTAATTCCGCCGATATTGGAGGCGTCCGGCTGCGGGAAATCAATCTGTCCGCGGGTAATCATATTGACGAATTCATAGACCGTGTGAAAATTTTCCCCCGCCGCAAGCGGGAGCCCGCCTTCGCTGCCAATTCGGCGAAAGCCGTCATAGTCATCCGGAATGGTCGGCTCCTCCAGCCAATAGATGTTATAGGGTTGCATTAGCCTTGCAGCCTTGACGGCCGTCTCAACGGTCCATTTCATGTTCGCATCCACCATGAATACGCATTCAGGTCCGATCAGCTCCCGGACTGCCGCTACGCGTTCAATGTCCTCGGCAAGCCGCTCTTGACCAAGCTTGATCTTGACCGCATGAAATCCTTTGTCCAAATAGCCCTGGACGTTTCTGAGCAGCTTCTCTTCCGAGAAATTTAAGTCAATTCCCCCAGCGTAAGCCTTGGTCGAGGAGGCATTTCCGCCGAGCAGCTTCCACAGCGGCTCATCAAAGCTCCGGCCCCGCAGATCCCAAAGGGCAATGTCAATCGCCGAAATTGCAAAGGAAGCGATTCCACCCCGGCCCACATAATGAATCTTCCAGACCATATCCTCCCACAGCTTCTCGATACAGCTGGCTTCCTTTCCCAGCAGACAAGGCTTCAGATCATGCTCAATCATATGACAGATTGCCCGGCCGCCAATCCCGCCCGTGTACGTGTAGCCAACCCCCTGCTGACCGTTCTGCTGAACAATCGTGACCGTTACCAGTTCAAAATGTGAATGAATGCCGTGTCTGGCATCGCCGAGCTGTTCCGATAAGGGAACATGAAAATATTGTGTTTGAATATCAGTAATCTGTTTTCCATTAGCCATATCTTCACCCTCTATGATCATTCATCGAAACGCTCATATTCCAAATCACTCGTTCCAATTAATCAAATACTATTACAAATATTTGAGATGGTCAATACTAAAACGGAACACTATATCAATTTAATTATGAGATTGACTACTTTCGAAACGTTATTTAAAATAATGGAATAAGAGAACTTCGAAAGCAGGTGCACTATTGATGATGGACGGGAATAAAACGAACTCCACATTAGAACGCGCATTATTTCTTCTGGAGCAGCTTGCCCTGAACAAGGGCGGCGCTGGAATTGGTGAGCTGGCCGAGGCGACACAGCTTCCTAAGAGCACTACCCATCGTATATTGGAGACGTTAATGAAAGCAGGCTTCGTTATGCAGGAGCCGTCCACGGAGAAGTATTTTGTCGGGTTGAAGTCGATTGAAATTGGAATGGCCGGACTGCATAATATTGACCTGGTGGAGGCCGCAATTCCCCATTTGCAGGATCTTGCAACCCAGACCGGCCAAACCGCCTTCCTGGCTGTATATAACGAGGGTGAAGTCATCTACATTTATAAGGTGGATGGCAGCGCATCCGTCATTATGAATGCCATTCTCGGCTCCAGAAATCCGGTGCACTGCACGGGTCTGGGGAAAGCCATTATGGCTTACTTCTCGCTGGAGACGGTCGATAACATCGTCAGTGACAAAGGACTGCGTCAATACACACCAACGACGATTACCGATCGTCAGCAATTCCTGGAGGAACTCAGCCGAATTCGTCAGAGCGGCATCTCGGTGAACCGGGAGGAATATGATGATGGCCTTAGCTCCATTGCTGGCCCGGTGTTCAACTATACCGGCAAGGTCATCGCGGCAATCAGCGTTGCAGGCCCAACGGCCAGAATTTTTGACAAGCAGGAGCAGCTCGAGGCGCTCGTCAAGGAGAAGTCCTCGCTCATTTCCAAACGGCTCGGCTTCGTCCCGGCTATGCGCTCCGTATACCTCTCCTGAAGCCTGCATGCATACCGGCGTCCTTATGGGCGCCGGTTTTTTCATGCCGGGCGGATCGTGATCTTAG is part of the Paenibacillus algicola genome and harbors:
- a CDS encoding mandelate racemase/muconate lactonizing enzyme family protein, encoding MANGKQITDIQTQYFHVPLSEQLGDARHGIHSHFELVTVTIVQQNGQQGVGYTYTGGIGGRAICHMIEHDLKPCLLGKEASCIEKLWEDMVWKIHYVGRGGIASFAISAIDIALWDLRGRSFDEPLWKLLGGNASSTKAYAGGIDLNFSEEKLLRNVQGYLDKGFHAVKIKLGQERLAEDIERVAAVRELIGPECVFMVDANMKWTVETAVKAARLMQPYNIYWLEEPTIPDDYDGFRRIGSEGGLPLAAGENFHTVYEFVNMITRGQIDFPQPDASNIGGITGWLKVANLAYAYNLPVCTHGMQELHVSLMAAMPNASYLEVHSFPIDQYTKRPLVIRDGRAIAPDKPGTGVEFDWELLKPYQETF
- a CDS encoding IclR family transcriptional regulator, which encodes MMDGNKTNSTLERALFLLEQLALNKGGAGIGELAEATQLPKSTTHRILETLMKAGFVMQEPSTEKYFVGLKSIEIGMAGLHNIDLVEAAIPHLQDLATQTGQTAFLAVYNEGEVIYIYKVDGSASVIMNAILGSRNPVHCTGLGKAIMAYFSLETVDNIVSDKGLRQYTPTTITDRQQFLEELSRIRQSGISVNREEYDDGLSSIAGPVFNYTGKVIAAISVAGPTARIFDKQEQLEALVKEKSSLISKRLGFVPAMRSVYLS